A section of the Malus sylvestris chromosome 17, drMalSylv7.2, whole genome shotgun sequence genome encodes:
- the LOC126612256 gene encoding protein translation factor SUI1 homolog, with protein sequence MSEFDTQVPSAFDPFADANAENSGAGTKEYVHVRVQQRNGRKSLTTVQGLKKEYSYNKILKDLKKEFCCNGTVVEDPELGQVIQLQGDQRKNVSSFLVQAGIVKKEHIKIHGF encoded by the exons ATGTCTGAATTCGACACCCAGGTCCCATCTGCTTTTG ATCCCTTTGCTGATGCAAATGCTGAGAACTCAGGTGCAGGGACAAAGGAGTATGTGCATGTCCGTGTACAGCAGCGCAACGGGAGGAAAAGCCTGACTACTGTACAAGGATTGAAGAAGGAATACAGCTACAATAAGATACTAAAGGACCTCAAGAAAGAGTTCTGTTGTAATGGTACTGTCGTTGAGGATCCTGAGTTAGGCCAG GTCATACAACTTCAGGGGGACCAGAGAAAGAATGTTTCCTCCTTTCTTGTGCAG GCCGGCATTGTTAAGAAGGAGCACATCAAAATTCATGGTTTTTGA